One segment of Chelmon rostratus isolate fCheRos1 chromosome 17, fCheRos1.pri, whole genome shotgun sequence DNA contains the following:
- the fmc1 gene encoding protein FMC1 homolog, whose product MATLSSPLRVCRGILKELRAVQGPSYKKSLAYNYVMDQFRKNKVTGERYCRAQQEAHHDSHTYLCLLASTRNHLLLHNLYHGKGERSPEEVAGLVGLRLPTQPGGKGWEK is encoded by the exons ATGGCGACGCTGTCATCACCGCTACGAGTCTGCAGAGGAATACTGAAAGAATTACGTGCCGTCCAGGGACCAAGTTACAAAAAGTCACTGGCCTACAACTATGTTATGGACCAGTTTCGTAAGAATAAG GTAACAGGAGAAAGGTACTGCCGTGCTCAGCAGGAGGCACACCATGACTCTCACACATACCTGTGTTTGCTGGCATCTACCAGGAACCACCTGCTCCTGCACAACCTTTACCATGGCAAGGGAGAGCGCAGCCCAGAAGAAGTGGCTGGTCTAGTGGGGCTCAGGTTGCCCACTCAGCCAGGAGGTAAAGGCTGGGAGAAGTAA